The following is a genomic window from Chanos chanos chromosome 1, fChaCha1.1, whole genome shotgun sequence.
GGTTGGATGTCACAGTGCTGACTGGTTGCCTTCGTTGTGCTCCATTGAGcgtttttttccattcagtgaTATGAAGGACCTTCTCACTGAGGAGCTGAACTGTTTGGAATTGGACAAAGATTTTTCCaaacagagatattttttttgttattgttgtcactTATTTCACTATCTCTCCCGTACTGATAGATATtcatgaaatacacacacacacacacacacattcagcagtgCTGGAGTTCTCACACCTAACTATAGCactacaaacatatatacatataaaaacgCCTTCATTCAGTGGTGCTGGTGCATCCCAAATCACTCCACACATATGAACTATGAAAGACCAGACAGTCTTACATGACATGACCACAGTCAGGCTTTAAAGcgttctctcctctttcctgcaGAAGTCTCTGCTGTGCCGACTCATTCAGATTTGGCTGGAAATTGTATTCCAGAGCCTGGGAGGGATTCTTGTTAAAAATTCATGTTAGAGGGAACCtatttacttgttttgtttttaatgttgacacgtttttgttttgtaatctCCGTCAGAGGCTGTGAATCAGGTTTTGCGTTTGTGTGATGATTTGTCTGGATTTGTATTGTATAATATTGTACTGTATGCACTGTGCTTTAAGGTTGCTACCGGCTGTGCCTTCTCTCTGTAAGAATtgtataaatgtattattttccagcttaaaaaaagataaaaatgtattaaacaaaaactTCATAGACGAAATTCCAGTTCAATATTGGAAAGAAAAGCTTTGTAATAGCTTTTGgtattttttcattaaagaaccgattaaaaatgtattctcttattaattttatattttggCTTTTTTGAAGAGTGCAGAACATGTgcctcttgttgttgttttaaataaaagtggAGCATTGAATGCTGTGTAACATCTACTTGTCTGAGGGATCAATCGGTATTTGTCAATAAgaatgctcacatacacacacaatcacagtctcACAGTGTGAGTTTTCTCATGCACACCTGTAAAGAAAGACACAGGGGGTTTTTGTATGAAACAGACCATGTTTACTTCACCGATTAAGAGAAATAAATACCTGCTGTAGAAAGTGTTAAACTGTCTAAACGcataaagagttttttttttttctggccactAGCATCAGTGTTCCACAAAAGCGTAGTTTGCGAGACACCAGGCATTCCATgcgtacacatgtacacacacacgcacacacacacacactctctcactcactcacgtacACAATTCCAGATGGAAATGAACCATAACATTACAATATTAATTAACATTACCGTCAGTTCAAATACAACACAGTGGTCTGTTGGATCGAAACGctccatttgaaatgatttgttttcttcatgtaTACAAATGCTGGCGGAAAATTCGATAGGTCAATGCAAACCATTAcaattttgtacttttttttcgttatttttgtttttaatcattttctgtttttatgctcagttttcttttttctctcctttgagTACAATCAAGCACAAAAGTGGAACAGTCATCCCTCCAACATGCCACATTGAGATACCAGTATTCACAGAAAGATGAAAATGtaacctttaaaaaacaaaaaaaaaaacttaatacTGTTAATTAACCTAATTCATCTTCACTGCCATCACTAGCATAGCACACTGAAACTGGTATGCAGTTGGCGATCTCCCACATCACCcacccactcaaacacacacacacacactcactcactcactcactcacccaaacacacacacagtctgtcaatAGCTACAGAGGAGATCTACTAGCCGAAATAAGTAATTACTGAATTATTGTACAGTTGCTGATGATGCATAAAAACTACTCTTCAGaggcaaagagaaacaaacaaacaaaaaaacagagatctgGCAAACAAGCACTACAGTccaaagacagaggaaagagacaatGGTCCGCTGGTCAGTCAGTTGTCTGAGGTCACGTGATTAACGGCGGCAGAAATGGTCCAGTGTTTTTGTCACCCTCTTATAGCTCATATTGCCATGGCAAGGAAATGATGCAGAACTCTTCAAAATGCAAACGACCGTTCCCCTCAAAGCTGTTGAGCTCACTCATCAGGCCCACAGCTATCAGAACAGTCCTTCTGGTGGAGcttgctcatcaggccaccagcTGTCAGAACAGTCCTCCTGGTGGAGCtcgctcatcaggccaccagcTGTCAGAACAGTCCTCCTGGTGGAGCTCGCTGACCAGACCCATGGCTCACTTGGGGTAGGTACTGGTGATTATATGAAGGGATGGTCTCTTTATCTATCTGTTCCCATCAAATACAACACCCccttcatttgaaatgttcagaaaaggttttaaaacgtgaaggagaaaggaaaggCTAGTTTTTATACAGGATCCATGAGTCTAATCAAGCTCCATCTCACAGCACAAAAAATATGTAACATGCCAGggaataacaaaaataaaaaacaaacaaagagaaaaactctTAAAGGCATTCCATCTCTGTAAAACCAACACAATGACAATTAACAACGGCAATATCCACATTATCGATGGAATAACTcagaattataataataattatatatttatatatgtataaaagaAATCCCTAGCAACAGGAACAGGAAGTTAAAAAGAGACAGTAGTTGATTAGCAGCAAAACAGCACACCCCCTTcaataaatacagacacacacacacacacacacacacacacacacactcacacactcacactcacacacacacacacacgcagtctctACACACTGGCGGAGGGAttgtgttggggtgggggttggtcTCTGAGGCTCTAGGCTGCATGCTAAATACAGGATTTTGAGGAAAGGGTCAACAATTcacacccccaaccccaaaaatacacacacacacacacacacacacacactttcacactccGTCAAAAGGAATAGAGGACGAGTCAGCTCACTCAGTCTATAATCACACAATCACTGAAAAAACTCCATCATGATCTACAAACTGtatgtaggagtgtgtgtgtgggtgtgggtgtgtgtgtgtgtgtgtgtgtgtgtgtgtgtgtgcataagagagagagaaggtgagccacaagagacagtgagagaacataGTCTAGAAGAGCATActctgtcttctgttcttgcTGTTTCCTGTGATAGAGatatagaaagaaaaagagagaaacagcgagtcacacatacacatatttagACCCCCCACCAATGAGTCATTATATAAACAACAGATATCCTACCCCATTACACAGGCAGAGCCTCTCATGCCCAGACAGAGCTCCTCTCTCTAAGAAAAGACTCTAAACACAGCCTATGATGCCCCCTACTGGACATTAATGTGAAGTACACATACAAATCTAAGCTGCTCTCAAATGCTACCTTACTCAGCCATAAACATATGTATGAGCACCCtactatatatacatactgtagtctagttccTACCGTCTCCATCACTCTGACATACAAAAAGTCATTACTGTGTATTAAACTGCTACAAATCTCACAGGggctcatacatacacatatatacacacgcacacacacacacacacacatacacacacacctgtctctggATAAGAGGTGTTCCTGTAGCCAGGGTCCCTCTGGAGTTGCACCTCCTTTAGTGTGAATATGGATACGCCTACAGAACCAGAGCAGAGCATATAtatatgacagaaagagagagagggagagagagggagagagagagaatgagagttagTGGTAAGTTTAAGAGAGAGTAGGTGTGAGAAAATGTTCTCTGATGTGTGTAAAGATAAAATACTCACTCTCTGGcagtgtgtgcacacgcatgcCTAGGCTTTTGAAGTAGGAGTGTTTCATTGACTCATCCGCTGAGATCCTTTTCTTGGATTCATActgaaacacaagacaaaaccaCTCGATTTTAGGCCAGAGACGCTTGGTGAAATTTTGATATTTGTTGTAGCTAACAGAACAAACACGTAAGCACAGACTGTTATAAACAAAGCAGCTAAAAGAAACTTTTAACTGCTCTGGAAGAGAGAGCACGGCTCAGTCAGCCCTGGGGCACAtttagacaaacacactaatGAAGCTCCCTCAGTCCACACAGGCAATTAAGCCCTGGAACCGTTCAATATGTACCAAGGCTCTGGGGCCACGGTTTGGAACATTTTTGGtacagcctaaaaaaaaaaaaaaaaaaggcaaatccAAAAGTCAATTTTTGCCTTCTCACAGACAGTGTCTGCctgcgtttttgtttgtttgtttgtttggttggtttttgtttgtttttttgttttttgcagtgaATCCATCTGTTGGAATGAGAATTCTGAGATAATATATGACATGGACCTCACTCTGGCCTTTTAGATACTGACACAAGACCAGGGATCTGTTTTTAACAGCATTTAGACACTGGAATCGTCAGTCAGTCATAACTgctaacatcacacacagtagTGTCGTATGTACTCTCAAACTTTGTCCTGTGCTATACTGCCCAATTCAATGGTCATGACTGAATGTGTATTTAGAAGTGTTGTAAAGTGtgccagttgtgtgtgtgtgtgtgtagtgtatgtgtgtgtagtgtgtgtgagttgtagGTATCACGCAGGTTTAGGAGGCCTCACCTtaagaaaagacaacaacagCTCTATTCCCTCTGTGTCCAGCctgcaggcagggagagagacagacagactgtgactGTCAGTTAGTTGGTGGACAGACATGATGCCAGTgaatgagaggaaagaagagCACACTGAAGTCCTGCAGGGTATTCTGACTTACTGCCCACAGACACGCCGCACTTTTCAAACATACACCCAttcctccacaaacacacaccatccaAAAGGCACACTGTGCCAagaccctcccctccccccagctCATGGTCAATAAGCTGTATGCGGTAAGGTAAACATGACTGCAACCATAGTAGCCCAAAATCCCATTAGACATCTCAAAATGCATTACAAACATGCTACATATTAAAAAGGATCtctactgaaatacacacacttagacaaaagcacacaaaaacaataccTGGGCGCGTGGTTGATGAAGGGTTGGGGTTTGTATTTAGGAAAGTTGTATGATTTAAACTCTTCAATGTTTGAGATGCCTGGCCAGTTCTCCTCAGTGGGTGTTCCTATAACCGACAGAGTAATAACTTTCAATAAACAGTTTCttaatatttgtttatgtgactGTTGTACTATTTTCACTTCTTAATTTCATCAGACAGCTCTAACATTCTATTCAGGCACATATCATAGATGGGAAAATTTCTCTGTGTACATGTAAGACTTCATACAGgtcttgttttcttgtgtgtatgcctgcgtgtccatgtgtgttatttttagtgtgtatgtggttgACGGGGATTAGGTCAGAGGTAGAGAGGTGCATGTTTCTTGGTGCAGGTGAGTGTGACAGTCATTATGTCTGGACGGTTGCCTCTGTGAAGTGTATAAAGAgcgtctgtgtgagtgtgtcacatGAGTGTCGTCACGTCTCCAGCGGAAGTGTGTTCTTCCACTAACTCTCTAAATGACTTCAGCTCAAGTCAAAGTGGGTAGAGTATCTCTTTGTATGGGCCTAAAAGATTCAACAAAGTAGTTAGCAGTGGACGCTGACTTAaatcagtgtgtgcatgtgtgtgtgtgtgtacgcgcatgcctgcgtgtatgtgtatgtgcatgtatacgTGTGAATGAAGTGGGCATTTGTAGACgtgatgtttttttaaataacattggGGTTTTTATCTGCATTGTACATAAAGAtatctatgtgtgcgtgtgtctgtgtgtgtgtgtgttctgcgtGTGTTTTCACCCAGTAGTCTGAAGATGAGATGCAGTTCATCTTCCACCGTAGAGCCTGGAAACAGCGGCCGACCTGCAGCCATTTCATAGAATATACAGCCCACCCCCCTGACCAGAGAGACACACGTCACACACggcagcaaacacacaccttctagCTTCAAGTCTCTCCACAAACTGACATTAATACATCTTACAAACATTTTTGGAGTAACAAgctgtaacagtaataataactgTAAGCTAATAATAATTCTGAatgcccacccacacacatacacacactacacactcaccaCATGTCAATCTGTGTGGAGTACTCTGATGAGCCGAGCAGCACATCAGGAGGTCTGTACCACAGGGTCACTACCTCATTAGAGTAGGTCTTTGTAGGGACAGACTTGGCCCGTGCCAgacctggaaaacacacacacacacggcaacACTGTTAATGACATGACAAACAAATcacattcaaatacataaatCAACATGATCACACATCCTCTGGGttagtcattttaaaatgcaataaatgaCCTCACCATTGATAAACACGCCGCTTTTGAAGCGTTAGCTCCcttttcagcacacacacctgtacccaaatacacacacagttcaggTCTTACCAAAGTCAGCAAGCTTCAGTTCTCCTCTTTCGTTGATCAGTAGGTTCTGTGGTTTCAGGTCTCTGTGCAGAACCTTCCTCCTGTGGCAGTACGCCAAACCTCGCAAGATCTGGAACAAGAAAATCTAGTTCccaaaatacagagagagagagagagagagagagagagagagagagagaccggaggggagacagagagatagagagaaaaaggaagagagttACTGCTGACTGAATTATTCTATGtgcttttaaataaacagtgtcaCAGTTGAATCAGACAGATGATCAATGTAAATGGATGATCACATAAATCTATTTTAATTCACAGTATACATCTactacacacatttacaaatggGCAGAAGGGAGGCATTTCAGCACGACGgttttaatcttttaaaaagattaaagattaatcTGTACTGGGATCAGCAGTTCAACGGCCATCAGATGCTTCATTCACAAAACAGGATTGTGTTTGGCCGTGGAAAACAGGACTATTCCACTGTTCGGCCATCTCATCAAATTGCCACCACTTTTATTAAAGCCAGCTGTCAGACACGTGCCTTTAAATCTCACTCACATGCCTTTAAATGAAAGGTCTTCACACTGTGAAAAGCCATCACAGTCATCCAGCCTTTGGTCTCTCTCTAATCTTTAAACTTAGCTTTCCTTTTGTCTTTATCAGTCAACAACACTGATTAATACAATGTATCATTATATAACTTCAGATACGAAAATAACAAAGGTCACCATAGTTTTATACTCCATGTTTCTAAAGTGATAACCCCGCACAGCACCTATATTTATAAGCACAACAAATCAAGATAAGAGAACCGTTTTGCTTTTCCAAGAGAATAACAGATAGCAgaataaatattattaatgtCAAAAAGTCTTAAGATAAGCTGATTATTTTGCTTCAAATTAACTGTTATTATTTAGATCACCTTTTATCAGCTGATGACGGCCAGCACTGTTCAGATTAGATTACTCTgagaaaaatacaacacacCGTTGCTTAtgtttgagtgagtgtatgtgcaggTACCTTAACGTTGTGCATACTCATGATGTTCCCACAGTCGTCCATGTACTGCTTCAAGTCCTTATCCTGTTAAGCATAACAGGACAGAACATAGCCTATTAACCACAACATGTTTTTCTATTACATTCTCCTGACTCCAGCTCTTCTCTTCAACTGCTGTTCACTCCCTACTGTCTCAAGCTTCTGATCACACAggcacagtcacagacacacacacacacatacatacacagacacacacacacacacagacacacacagctggggGAGTACAGGTTAAGAGAGTGGAGAAGACCCTGAACAAACAGTGAGGATTCTCTCACCAGGTATTCAAAGACGAGCGTGAGTGATTTATCTGTGTGGACAATGTCGTGTAAAGTCACAATGTTGGCATGTTTCAGATCCTTCAGTAATGACActaagagagaaataaagaaagaaaaacaagaataagCTAGACAGTAAGAGAGGACAAGCAAGAGAGAACAGATTGACATgtttaacatgaaaacaatTCTGACATGACTAAGTCAGTCAGACACTAAATATGATCTCCAAATCCTCTCTAAAAGGAGAGAGGGCTCTTCTAACCCTCTCTGATGGCAGTGCATGGTGCTCCCTCTTCGTGCTCTAGGCGAATCTCTTTCAGAGCCACCAGGTTGTCTGTCAGCTTGCTCCGCCCCTTAAACACAGTGGCGTAAGTCCCCTGGAAAAGGACGAGAAAACTTTACAGAtctgtgtgtactgacctgGATGTAATCATGGAAAATGTGGTCTGTAGAAAGGGACACATTTGGCTGGTGTTGGATTATTATTCAGTACTAGTGGACAGAAGATAGGGTTAACACATGGAGAAACTGACCTCTCCCAACTTGTCCAGTTTGATGTATGTCTCCAACTTCCCAAATCCAATTTccgactgaaagagagagagagagagacagagagagagagagataatgatgaTGTCACTAACGAGATATTGTCCTGGTTAATGTTGAACAGGCCTttacacactgaacaggctCTTATCACATTCAGACAtgtgttcagctgtgttcaTTGGCCCTGATCTCTGCAACCAATTTCATCTCCCTGACAAGGCTATTAATCATACACACTCAAAGATGAGCGTAGAAGCATCAGGACGGAGAGCTACAGTTCAGACTTACATATAAAgcacacacagctgacagttCAGAACAAcacaagaccaaaaaaacacagattgaGACATCGTGTTCACTTTGACACGGGCACCAGCCGTGCATGTGTTTCTGGAGCATCCACAGCTAAACCATTGACAGGTGGCACATGTCTGATGAATTTATGAACAGAACACAGCTATGTTTTAAAATTAACACTGGAGTTCAGTGTGGATTATGAATGGGGACTATAAGGTACTCTTTGTTCTTCCATCCACATAATCAAGACATTCATTCTGCACCATGGTAACAGCACTTAAGACCACAGTATGACGCTTCAACTGTAACTGCTTTGTCAAAAATGAGTCATGACTGAGTCCAACAGCACAGCAGCCCATAACCGGGTTAAACTGGACTAACCAAGACTAATGAGTCATTCTCCTCTACAGTATCACAGCTGCCACGCAGGTCAGTCCTatcggacagagagagaagacttgCGGTTGACTCATCTTCGGGGAGGAGTCAGTCAGAGCCTTTGAACAGTGTAGTAAATCACATTCAGTATCCTGCACATtcacagtggtgtgtgtcatCCAAGACACAGATCATGATGTCATTTCTCCCCACTGCCAGCACATCCAGGCTGAGAGATCAGACAAACACCTAATCCCGCCTTGGGGAAAAGTTTGACTGTAACGTGGGGAAAATCTGAGGAAAATCTACAACGTTCAGAGAGGGTGAGAAGCACATGACCGGTTGGTCGGGAGATCTGCACTTTTATTTCCTGTTTGCTTTCACTTTCAGCAGAAATCTTTTGAGAATGAAGTATCTCTGTACTCAAGCATGCACCATTCCATgcacaacgcacacacacacacacacacacacacacacacactcaccagtgAAGCCCGTCGTGAGCGGCGGCTGAGGGGCTGGTCAAAGGGGGGGCTGCTTAGCTGCAGTTTTTCCAGATAACCGTCAGGGATCCGAATGTCAGCAGGCAGAGACAGACGCTTATTCAGATcctggtggggtggggtgtaggagggaaatatttatttattttatttctatcATTCAGAGCTACAGTGCCACCAtgcacaacatcacacacacagatttcacaTACAAGAACACCTAACCCGACAGTTAGAAAACAAACTATGCATATTCCCACAAATCATATTAACATATACAAGTGAGTAAGTTTGTCATAACTAGTGGACAGTGAACAGTTCGTGTGCAAATgttgaggtaaaaaaaacaaaacaaaacacaaacacactgagcacaAAATTAAACACAATGATTACAAAACCATTAAGAAAATCATATCCTTTTAAACCCACATCCCTTTCCATTTGCATTTAAGGCCGCAGATAAAATGTGCTCATACCAACAGAGCTGAATTTTGGTTTCTTATTCATTTCAGTTCCTCTTTTAAAAATTCCAAATTTGATCAAATTAGGACATTTGCTCTTTTACACAGACTGCAGCATGCACCATATTAGGTACTGGTATTGTACTGAGTTAAGTCTAAAGAGTTGATGTGCATTTACAGACTTTAAACAGCAGAGGGCAGGTggtcaccagagcagatgaacTCTGTCAAACGCATGAGGATGCAAACAAGGCTCTAAGTCTGACTGTAAATTGAAATGTTTGGATTTTCTTATATAACTAAGCTAGAATCTAAAACTTTTGAGGCCTGTTATTTGGAATGGTGTAACGGGAAAGGTCTACAGAATTCACAGTATAATGAACATGTGCTCCTGAGCTGTGAAggatgactgtgtgagtgtactgTGCAGCACACTCAGCTGAAGGGCAATCAACAGCTTCTCCACAGCTGTTCTCCCCAGCTCAGATAGGGCCCTGACCTCAACTAAATGTCTCTCCatatctttctctccctctgttacacgcgcatgcgcgcgcatgcacacgcactcacgcgcGTTcgcaggcaggcacacacacacgcacacataaacatacacatccACTTTGTGTACATTATGAAACTGTAAATCTAAAGAAATGTAAGTAAACATGGTGCTCTGGTTTCAAATAAACTCTTAACATTTGATGAGTGTGCCAAGAGTCATTGAAGAAGGCTCAGCAAAGTATTCACATAGTACACACTATCACTAaaaagaagggagggagagagagagagagagagagagagagacaaagagtgaagagaagggagaggaagtggaggaatCCCTTACAAGCAGCAGAATCCCTCTGCCTACACCACCATCCAGAAATAACTCTTTCAGCTGTGAGGCATTAGCGCCATCTGAAGATaactgagtcacacacacatacacgcctcTCACCTCCATGGAAATGCGTCTGTGCGTTCTGGTACGCAGACACACTCCAGTGGGAGACTGCACTTCGTCTGAGGACGTGCCGGACGCCTGGTCGCTCTCTccatctgaacccatcttcagATTCTCGTGGACTATATCTGTAAACATTGGGACCACGGTTaagcacgtacacacacacaccccatcagAGCAAAATCACAAACATGCACTATCAATCAGAGCACAAGCGCACCAGGAGACATAGGATCCTGAGACCAGTCAACCACTGAGGGGCTGACTCACGCATTATACACTGATGTGTGTAGAGTGGGGACTGTGTCATTTGAAACAATGTAGACTATGCATTAGGTGGAGTGACTTGTTCAAATGCAgtccagtgattttttttttttttttacgctgacCACTTTTACCCTCAATTCTGTTGCCTTATAACAGTCAAATGTGAAAATCAAAGCAAGTTACATCATACAGGATGTCATTATTCAGGAGATCAAGATGAACTATATTCACTgtactgagagagaatgaaaggaaatcACCAAAATGTAACCTAAGTGTCCATAATATCTGCTCCACACTATCCACACTGCAATGGAAGTCTCCCCGGCTTAGTTTCAATGAACACGCAAGTAGTGAAAATAAGAGATTCAGAGCATGGTGCTTGGTTGCAGACTGAGCTGAAAAGGGCAGATTTGGACAGAG
Proteins encoded in this region:
- the cdk17 gene encoding cyclin-dependent kinase 17, yielding MEKMKRFKRRLSLTLRGSQTIDESLSELAEQMTIEENSSKDSEPIVRNGRPPSSHSMHSFLHQYTGSFKKPPLRRPHSVIGGSLGSFMVMPRNGSRLDIVHENLKMGSDGESDQASGTSSDEVQSPTGVCLRTRTHRRISMEDLNKRLSLPADIRIPDGYLEKLQLSSPPFDQPLSRRSRRASLSEIGFGKLETYIKLDKLGEGTYATVFKGRSKLTDNLVALKEIRLEHEEGAPCTAIREVSLLKDLKHANIVTLHDIVHTDKSLTLVFEYLDKDLKQYMDDCGNIMSMHNVKIFLFQILRGLAYCHRRKVLHRDLKPQNLLINERGELKLADFGLARAKSVPTKTYSNEVVTLWYRPPDVLLGSSEYSTQIDMWGVGCIFYEMAAGRPLFPGSTVEDELHLIFRLLGTPTEENWPGISNIEEFKSYNFPKYKPQPFINHAPRLDTEGIELLLSFLKYESKKRISADESMKHSYFKSLGMRVHTLPESVSIFTLKEVQLQRDPGYRNTSYPETGNSKNRRQSMLF